From the genome of Flavobacterium luteolum, one region includes:
- a CDS encoding outer membrane beta-barrel protein — translation MKKYHLLGFFFFLSLAMSAQSSQSFLLNLYGGYTFSDRVDFDSSYAKVEDGFEYGIGLEYFIMDNASIELKYNRLDTHMPLYTSVLLPNNGNPISPGTQLNAGDDKGAINYILADYTYYFGSSSQKALPFLGAGLGVSILETPRSGNGTYFAWEIKAGVKVKTDSPLSINLHAYLQSMSAAVGYDYYWDYYWGPVAVTDYASTFQFGLGASLSYDFSK, via the coding sequence ATGAAAAAGTATCATTTATTAGGTTTCTTTTTTTTCCTTTCACTGGCAATGTCAGCGCAAAGCAGTCAGTCATTTTTGCTTAATCTGTACGGAGGATATACTTTTTCCGACAGAGTAGATTTTGATTCTTCTTACGCCAAGGTAGAAGATGGTTTTGAGTACGGAATAGGTTTGGAATATTTTATAATGGATAATGCTTCGATCGAATTAAAGTATAACAGGCTAGATACGCACATGCCTTTGTATACAAGTGTTCTTTTGCCAAATAATGGTAACCCTATTTCTCCTGGAACTCAACTTAATGCTGGAGACGATAAAGGTGCGATCAATTACATATTGGCAGATTACACGTATTATTTTGGCTCAAGCTCTCAAAAAGCGCTTCCATTTCTTGGTGCTGGTTTAGGAGTTTCAATTCTTGAAACGCCAAGAAGCGGCAACGGAACTTATTTTGCTTGGGAGATTAAAGCTGGTGTGAAAGTAAAAACAGATTCGCCATTGTCTATTAATCTTCATGCATACTTGCAGTCTATGTCGGCAGCTGTTGGATATGATTACTATTGGGACTACTATTGGGGACCAGTGGCAGTTACTGATTATGCATCAACATTTCAGTTCGGACTTGGTGCTTCGTTAAGCTATGATTTTAGTAAATAA
- a CDS encoding DUF4280 domain-containing protein, giving the protein MSEKHIVVNGATLKCKFSVDPKLDKLKVKTQNKHYANDKDGSAKLIATDKEIGQTLEKNTFGKCKMQPNGSGDYLPCQATITKWSGFYKKIILSNNGKVLLEDSKGTCPIGGPDCIEVKNHGQIAEPSEQNFINANPDVHNLINPMFNMGEFQNELNGISEAKK; this is encoded by the coding sequence ATGAGCGAAAAACATATTGTTGTAAACGGTGCAACGCTAAAATGTAAGTTTAGTGTAGATCCCAAACTTGATAAATTAAAAGTAAAAACGCAAAATAAACATTATGCAAACGATAAAGATGGCAGTGCAAAACTTATAGCGACAGATAAAGAGATAGGTCAAACTTTAGAAAAAAATACTTTCGGCAAATGCAAAATGCAGCCTAACGGAAGTGGAGATTATTTACCATGTCAAGCTACAATTACCAAATGGAGTGGCTTTTATAAAAAAATAATCTTGTCTAATAATGGTAAGGTATTACTAGAAGACAGTAAAGGAACCTGTCCCATTGGTGGACCTGATTGTATTGAAGTAAAAAATCACGGGCAAATAGCTGAGCCTAGTGAGCAAAATTTCATCAACGCAAATCCTGATGTTCATAATCTAATAAATCCGATGTTTAATATGGGGGAATTTCAAAACGAATTAAACGGAATATCTGAAGCAAAAAAATAA
- a CDS encoding PorP/SprF family type IX secretion system membrane protein — protein sequence MRKKLLFYIFLFGYCGSYAQQDAQFTQYMYNTININPAYAGSRGVLSVFALHRDQWVGLDGAPKTNTISVNTPINNSNIGLGASLVNDKIGPTNENEFSVDLSYTVPTSETWKLSFGIKGSVDVFNLDASKLNPENQGDPQFQNLDSDVSPNVGAGIYWHSDRAYIGLSVPNFIQTNRYDDNDVAIYKDKINYYLIGGYVFNFSQEIKFKPALLTKMVEGAPLQVDVSANFLFFEKLTLGVAYRWDAAVSAMAGFQITDGLYVGYGYDQETTQLRNYNSGSHEIFLRYEFFINNGKITTPRFF from the coding sequence ATGAGGAAAAAACTACTTTTTTACATATTTCTATTTGGATATTGCGGCAGTTATGCACAGCAAGATGCGCAGTTTACGCAATATATGTACAACACAATAAACATAAATCCTGCCTATGCCGGTTCTCGTGGCGTTTTGAGTGTTTTTGCTTTGCATCGCGACCAATGGGTAGGGCTAGATGGTGCACCAAAAACAAATACAATTTCTGTAAATACTCCGATAAACAATAGCAATATTGGACTCGGTGCTTCTTTAGTCAATGACAAAATTGGACCTACAAATGAGAATGAGTTTTCGGTAGATTTGTCCTATACTGTTCCCACATCAGAAACCTGGAAACTTTCTTTCGGAATAAAAGGTTCGGTTGATGTCTTTAATCTTGATGCAAGTAAACTAAATCCTGAAAATCAAGGTGATCCTCAATTTCAAAACTTAGACAGCGATGTATCTCCAAATGTAGGAGCTGGAATTTATTGGCATTCAGATCGAGCTTATATTGGATTGTCTGTTCCCAACTTTATTCAGACCAACAGATATGACGACAATGATGTAGCAATTTATAAAGACAAAATCAATTACTACTTGATAGGCGGTTATGTTTTTAATTTTTCACAAGAAATAAAATTTAAACCAGCACTGTTGACTAAAATGGTCGAAGGAGCACCACTTCAGGTTGATGTATCGGCTAATTTTTTATTCTTCGAAAAATTGACACTCGGAGTTGCCTATCGTTGGGACGCTGCCGTGAGTGCGATGGCTGGATTTCAAATCACAGATGGATTATATGTTGGCTATGGATACGATCAAGAAACCACCCAATTAAGGAACTATAATTCTGGTTCGCATGAAATATTTCTGCGCTATGAATTCTTCATAAACAATGGCAAAATCACAACTCCTCGTTTCTTCTAA